A stretch of Anaeromyxobacter dehalogenans 2CP-1 DNA encodes these proteins:
- the trxA gene encoding thioredoxin yields MASNDVVVLQDSTFEQEVLKSETPVLVDFWAVWCGPCKAIAPVVDDLAARYKGKLKVAKMDVDQHQNVPQQYGIRSIPTLLVFKGGRVVDTVIGADKTRLEDSVKKAIG; encoded by the coding sequence ATGGCCTCGAACGACGTCGTAGTGCTGCAGGACTCCACCTTCGAGCAGGAGGTGCTGAAGAGCGAGACCCCCGTGCTCGTGGACTTCTGGGCGGTGTGGTGCGGGCCCTGCAAGGCGATCGCGCCGGTCGTGGACGACCTGGCCGCCCGCTACAAGGGGAAGCTGAAGGTCGCCAAGATGGACGTGGATCAGCACCAGAACGTGCCGCAGCAGTACGGCATCCGCTCGATCCCCACGCTGCTCGTGTTCAAGGGCGGCCGCGTGGTCGACACCGTCATCGGCGCCGACAAGACGCGCCTCGAGGACAGCGTCAAGAAGGCGATCGGCTAG